The genomic window ATTTCATCAGTTTTTTTGCAATGGTTTTTTCCGTGCTGGTTTGATTAGGAAGTGCTAGAGAGTAGCCGGAAAAAGTTTGAAGCATAAAAATGACCTAAAAAATCGTAAAAGAATAGTAAATATAAAGTTTTTTAATAAAAATAACAATTAATTTTTATTTTAAAAATAAACCCTTGAATTTTCTCAAGGGTTTAATTTTTTAAATCTAAACTTGTTTTCTTTCAGCAACTATTGTAGTCCCAAAGGTGTAGTCCGGAACTACAAGGTGTTTATCCGATTTTTTCTTGCGGTTAAAAGAACGCTTAGAAGGAATTTCATTTCCTTTTTTCTTAAAAAATAAATGCTTGGGCGGCTTTGATTCTTTTTTGTGAAGCGTCAGCTGGAGCTCGCTTTCCTCGCTTTTAAACTTCGAATGGGCATTCGGTCCCTTTAAAATAAAACAAGGGAAAGTGTAGGTCGGAAGATTGTTGAAAACGCCTCTTGTATGCTTTAAGCTGACTAATTCCTTAAGAAAATTAATCGCGGGCTCATGCCGCATAGCATAGTTCCAATTTTCGAATCTGTTGATGGTTTTTGGCATTACCCTATAGGAATAGGCCTTTTGGGGAGTAGATATGACCTGGCTCACATAAGAAGATAGTAATTTGTCATAATCTTCCTCAGAGTAATGAGTTTTAACTTTAACTCGGCCTCTCAAAGAATATCTTGGTTTCTCATGCGGCTCTTCATCTTTCAGCGAAAGATCTTCTAAAGGCAGTCCTAGGTCTTCTGCAAGACTTAAGTCGGCATTAAAAATTTCCTCTTCCGGAATTTCTCTGATTCTACCTGAAATATCAGTTGCAAGAACCTTTTGAAGCTCGCTTAAAGAAGGTGTTTCCTCTTCTTCGCTCTCTAAAGAAGAGACCTCTTCTTCAGCTTCTTCCTCTTCTTCGCCTATCTCGCTTGTCTCCTGAAGAGGAGCTTCCGGACGATAAAGAGGTTGCAGTTGGTAAGGCGACAGGTACCCGTAAGGGAGAGAGGCAGGTCTCTCTTCCTGGTAATGAGCCAAAGGATAAGGCACTCTTGCCGGGTCTATTGGCATTGGCGCCGCAGGGTAGCTGAAAAGGTGAGGTCGAGGCTGAGGAATCGGGTAAGAATGCTGAGGAATCGGGTAAGAATGCTGAGGAATGGGATAAGGATAGCGGACTTCTGGCATATCCATTGGAGGCCCATAAAATAGCGGTTCTTGTGGCATAGGTTGCATGGGCGGGTATAAAGGTACGCGCCTCTCTTGCATAGGAGCCATCTCCTGAGGCATTACAATTGGAATCCCTTGAGGCTGCGCCGGCATTCTATATGGGATGGGCATCGGTGCGTAATGAGGGTTATAACCTATGGTTGAGGGAGGAAAATAGGGGTGTGGATAGGGAACCGGCATCATCACGGGTTGATAGAAAACTTGCTGGCGCTGCCTTCCTTCATCATTATTTAAGGCTTCAGGATGTGGATCGGCGCCCTGGAGTGGTAAGTAGGGGGATCCAGAGTTGGGTTGTCCATTATTTATTTGCATAAAAATTCCTATTAAACATTAATATATTTATAATAAACCTTCCTATTTTACATATAATTTGTATTATAAACAATATTTTACTAACTAAACCGTACCAGTTATAGTAACTATTTATCAGAAATGTATACCGGATTTCTTTGTTGTTAAGAAATCTTTGCATTTCCTTAAGTCTCTTACTTGCAAAAAATCAATGAGTGTGTGATAATCTGCCCTTATTCGATTCCGATCCCAAATTTAATTAGGAATTAAAAAATTTTCAGGAGTATCAATGGCTCGTTATACAGGGAATAAAAATCGCGTCGCCCGCCGATTTGGTGTAAATATTTTTGGAAGGCTCAGAAATCCGCTTTTGCATAAGCCAAATCCACCCGGAATGCATGGCGCTCGTCGAAAGAAAAAATCTGATTTCGGCCTTCAATTAGAAGAAAAGCAAAAGTTAAAAGCTGTTTATGGAATGCTCAGTGAGAAACAGCTTGTTAACGCTTACAATAAAGCGGTTCAAATGGAAGGAAACACACCTCAACATCTTCTTGAGATGCTTGAGTGCCGATTGGATAATATGGTTTACCGCCTAAAGCTTGGTTCTACAATTTTTGCAGCTCACCAGTTAATTTCCCATGGCCACATTTTAGTTGATGGCAAAAAAGTAGACAGAAGATCCTTCATTGTTAAGCCAGGCATGGTGATTTCTGTTAAAGAAAAATCCCGTAAGATGAAAAGCATTTCTGAATCTTTAAATGGTTCACGTGATGTACCCGGATATTTAACTCTCGACAGCAGCTCTTTCTCAGGACAGCTTCTTGCAAAGCCTTCTCTTGATCAGGTCTCCTGGCCAATTGAAATTAATCTTCCTGAAATCTGCGACTTTTTGGATCACACAACCTAAAATTTCAGAAGTTCTATAAGTTTATGAAAAGCCGCTTTTATAAAAGCGGCTTTTTTTTTGGTTTTGATCAGCATTAAAAAGTTTTGGAAACCCGGATACTTCTGTTCTCTTTTAAAATATTAAGCCAAAAGTAGGCGAATGCAGCCATGAAAAAAAGACTATGCAGTGAAAACTTAAGAAAGTGATCTAAAAGAGAATTTTCTTTGAGAGAAATAAAATGCTCAAATGATAAAACAAGGCTAACAAATAAAAATCCGAAAAGAGCAGCCTTTCCTGAATTTTTCCAAAATAGAACATAAAGATCCCCTTTCAAGGCTTTTTCTAAGTTAGCTGAAAGTATGATGACATTCACAAATGAGCTTAAGCTTGTCGCCAAAGCAATTGAGCTTGGTCCAAAATGAAACGCTACAAAAAGGCTATTTAAAAAAATATTCAGAATAACGGTAGTAATAGAGGCTAGGACCGGTAAGCGGAATTCTTTTTTTGCATAAAAAGCGGGCGCCAAAATCATTACTAGCGCTTGAGGCACAAGGCCTAAAGCATATCCATATAAGCACTTGGCAGTTTCGTACGCATCCCTTTCATTAAAAAGACCATGGTTAAAAATTAATGAGACAACAGTTTCGCCTGAGACATAAAGAGCCAGGGTGAGAGGAAGGAGA from Criblamydia sequanensis CRIB-18 includes these protein-coding regions:
- the rpsD gene encoding 30S ribosomal protein S4 gives rise to the protein MARYTGNKNRVARRFGVNIFGRLRNPLLHKPNPPGMHGARRKKKSDFGLQLEEKQKLKAVYGMLSEKQLVNAYNKAVQMEGNTPQHLLEMLECRLDNMVYRLKLGSTIFAAHQLISHGHILVDGKKVDRRSFIVKPGMVISVKEKSRKMKSISESLNGSRDVPGYLTLDSSSFSGQLLAKPSLDQVSWPIEINLPEICDFLDHTT